TTTTTTTCAAGAAAAAGCATTATCAAAACTTGCCGATGTACGTGTAATTCCGCAAACTCATAAATTTATAGGACAAATGTAATTCCTCTTTAGGAGTGATGATTCTTTTGCATATTTTGCTAACGAATGATGATGGTATCAACGCCCCGGGTATCCAAACTTTATGGCAGGAATTATCCAAAATAGCGAATATCACCGTCGTCGCTCCTGACAGTGAGCGTAGTGCCTCCAGTCAGGCAATCACTGTCCACCACCCAATTCGCGTTGACCGTCACTGTGTTGAAGAACCGCCAATTTGCGCTTGGCAAGTGGGCGGAACGCCCACTGATTGTGTTAAAATAGCTTTAGATGCGTTGCTGACTGAACCACCGGATGTTGTCGTTTCGGGTATCAATCAAGGTTCCAACTTGGGAACTGACGTACTATACTCTGGAACCGTGAGTGCAGCAATCGAAGGAGCATTGCACGGGATTCCTGCCGTAGCTGTATCTTTAGACAGTTGGCATCCTTTTGATTTTGGCCCCGCGGCCAAAATTACATCAAAAATTGTTTTGTCTTTAATCGAAAAAAAGCTGCCGCCGAATACATTATTAAATGTTAACATTCCAGCACTGCCAGAAAGCCAACTGGGCCAAATCTCGATTACAAAACTCGGGTCGCGAAACTACGAAAACACCTTTGAACGCCGTGAAGATCCACGGGGAAGAATATATTATTGGATGGGTGGCAGAATAGTTGACAGTGATAACGATCCTGATACCGATATTATAGCAATCAAGCAAGGTAAAATTTCTGTGACGCCGATCCATTTTGACTTGACAAATTACAGGATTATGAATTTATTAGCGACCTGGGAAATGTAAATCGTAAATCGATCTGTCTGGCATATTATTAAAAATTCTGCATAATATTTACAGTAGAATGCTATTAGGAGGGAGTAGCGTGGCTAAAATCTCCCGGCGTATGCACAACTACTCTGATACCCCAAGATCAGTAAGCATTCCCCTGGCTATATTCAAAGGAGTCATCGTCAGTATTACCTCATCTCTAGTTTTTGCCCTTTTTTTTGCTTTAATCAGCATGGTATCGGATTCTAACTATATAGATAAATATTTGGAGTATATCGTGGTTGCAATTACTTTGACCAGTATTTTTATTGGCAGCGTCTACGCCACTCAGCAAATAGAATCTAAGGGTCTCATTATTGGAATTACTGTTGGTCTGATTTATGTGCTTTTTTCTGTAGGAATTGGGATGGAATTAGGGCAGGAGCCGGTTTCGCTTCTGGTTCTTGGAAATAAGCTTGCTGCCGGAATCCTCGCTGGGGCACTCGGGGGATTTATCGGAGTAAATTTATAAATTTTGCTTTATTTTTATATTCTCAAGGTATCCAAACAGTTTATTGCGTCCCGGGAGAGACGCATAAGTACAATCTAAATGTGTAACTGAACAAACAGGAGCTGAACGGCTCCTGTTTGTTCAGTTACACACATTATACTCTAATGGCGATAGTTTGAAACATCTGTTAACATCTGTTATACAGATGTTAACATTCAACAAATAAAATAAATTCTGCAGGGAATGAAGAACCTCATGACGAATATTATTTTTTCGGGTAACGTCGCCCAAAACTTGGGTATTGTCATCTATGCACTGAAAGTCCCCGTTTGGGAACCCCGGCTGAAATCTCCATGTTTTCCAAAATTGGTGGAGACCTGGTTGGTATGACAAATGTTCCGGAGGTGATCATTGCCCATGAAGCCGAAATGTGTTACGCTACCGTTTCTGATTCTGAATACCTTAAAAAATAAGTGGTGATATTAGCTTGAACACTATGGTATGGTCAAACAATTGTCTGAAATTATTGGATCAAACACTTTTGCCCGGGCAGGTTGAATATATTTATTGTCACAGTTGGGAAAGGATAGCAGAAGCGATAAAGAAATTGGAAGTAAGAGGAGCGCCGGCAATCGGAGCGGCAGCCGCCTTTGCTATGGTCTTTGGCGCCCGCGAGGCGGCGGCGGCAAATTCCTGGAACGCTTTCAAAACTGCTTTGTTGTCTGTTTCAAAGCAACTTGCGCAAACTCGCCCTACCGCAGTAAATCTTTTCTGGGCATTAAAACGCATGGAAGAAGTAGTCGAGCGCTTCGATGAGAACAGTAGTCCTGGCGAAGTATTGACTGCTTTGGAACAAGAAGCTATTGCCATAGCGGAAGAAGATAAAGCAGTTAACCAAAAGATATCTAAATACGGCGCATCACTATTCACCGCACCCCAAGCCGTCTTAACCCATTGTAACGCCGGCGCCCTGGCAACTGTTGCTCTGGGGACGGCCCTGGGAGTCATCCGTGAGGCGAAAGCACAAGGGAATATTACCAAAGTATTTGTTGACGAAACAAGACCTTTACTTCAGGGAGCCAGGCTGACAGCCTGGGAACTTCACCAGGATGGAATCCCGGTGACATTAATAACGGACAATACGGCAGGCTGGGTTATGAAGAATAAAATGGTACAGTCGGTAATCGTTGGAGCGGACCGAATTGCCCGTAACGGAGATGTTGCCAACAAAATTGGCACTTACAGTGTGGCCGTTCTGGCTAGAGAACACGGAATTCCGTTTTACGTAGCCGCGCCTGTCTCAACTTTTGATTTTTCCATCAAAACCGGCAACGATATTCCCATTGAAGAACGCTGTGCCAATGAAGTTAAATCTTTTGGGGGATGCTGCATTGCTCCGGAAGGCATTTCCGTTTTTAATCCAGCATTTGATGTCACTCTGAATTCTCTCGTCACGGCTATTATTACCGAACACGGTGTATTACGTGCGCCGTATGAACAAGCCATTGAAAAATTGTATCAAATAAGCAAGAAATCTAAATAAGTAAAAGAAAGGTGGTAATATTATGGAATCCCTTATCCGCGATCTTTCTCTAGCTCCTCAAGGTCAGGACAAAATTAACTGGGTAAAAGAATTTATGCCTGTGTTGAATGTATTAAATGATGAACTATCTCAAACCAAGCCTTTAGCAGGGAAAAATATGGTTATTACCATGCATTTGGAGGCTAAAACAGCTTATTTGGCACTCGTTATGAAGAATGCCGGGGCCAATGTCACGGTAACCGGCAGTAATCCGCTTTCTACGCAAGACGATGTTGCCGCAGCGCTTGCCTCCCAAGGTGTTAAAGTATTTGCCTGGTATAACTGTACCGCGGAAGAATATGAAAACTTCCTGCACAAGGCCCTTGACACTAAACCGGAGATTATCATTGACGACGGCGGTGACTTGGTTTCTCTGCTTCACGGGGAACGCAGCGATTTGGCGGCAAATATTTTAGGTGGCTCGGAAGAAACTACTACCGGCGTCCTGCGTCTCAGAGCCCTTGCGGCAGCCGGTCGCCTCAAGTTTCCCATGATTGCGGTGAATGACGCCTATTGCAAATACCTTTTCGATAATCGTTACGGTACCGGTCAATCAACCTGGGATGGCATTATGAGAACTACCAATCTTACCGTTACCGGCAAGACAGTCGTTATCGCCGGCTACGGGTGGTGCGGCAAAGGGGTATCGATGCGCGCCAAGGGATTGGGAGCCAATGTGATCGTTACTGAAATCGATCCCATCAAAGCCATTGAGGCGGTATTTGACGGTTTTATCGTTCTGCCGATGCAGGAAGCAGCTTCCCGCGGCGATATTTTTGTAACTTTGACCGGCTGTAAAGACGTAATTCGCCGCGAGCACATGGAAGTGATGAAATCCGGCGCCGTTATGGCCAATGCCGGCCACTTTGATGTGGAAATTAATAAACACGACCTTGCCGCTCTGTCAAAGTCCCGCCGAGTTGTGCGTAAAAACATAGAAGAGTTTGCCATGACCGACGGTCGTAAGCTATATCTGTTAGCCGAGGGACGCTTGGTCAATTTAGCTGCCGGCGATGGTCATCCTACTGAAATTATGGATCTCTCCTTTGCCATGCAAGCCTTGGCTGCGCTTCATATAGTTGAGAACCATAAACAGATGGACAAATCCCTCTATACTGTGACTCCGGAAATGGATAATCGCGTTGCGGCGCTAAAACTAAAAGCAATGGGGGTTTCAATTGACA
This window of the Methylomusa anaerophila genome carries:
- the surE gene encoding 5'/3'-nucleotidase SurE encodes the protein MILLHILLTNDDGINAPGIQTLWQELSKIANITVVAPDSERSASSQAITVHHPIRVDRHCVEEPPICAWQVGGTPTDCVKIALDALLTEPPDVVVSGINQGSNLGTDVLYSGTVSAAIEGALHGIPAVAVSLDSWHPFDFGPAAKITSKIVLSLIEKKLPPNTLLNVNIPALPESQLGQISITKLGSRNYENTFERREDPRGRIYYWMGGRIVDSDNDPDTDIIAIKQGKISVTPIHFDLTNYRIMNLLATWEM
- a CDS encoding TIGR04086 family membrane protein; its protein translation is MAKISRRMHNYSDTPRSVSIPLAIFKGVIVSITSSLVFALFFALISMVSDSNYIDKYLEYIVVAITLTSIFIGSVYATQQIESKGLIIGITVGLIYVLFSVGIGMELGQEPVSLLVLGNKLAAGILAGALGGFIGVNL
- the mtnA gene encoding S-methyl-5-thioribose-1-phosphate isomerase, with product MVWSNNCLKLLDQTLLPGQVEYIYCHSWERIAEAIKKLEVRGAPAIGAAAAFAMVFGAREAAAANSWNAFKTALLSVSKQLAQTRPTAVNLFWALKRMEEVVERFDENSSPGEVLTALEQEAIAIAEEDKAVNQKISKYGASLFTAPQAVLTHCNAGALATVALGTALGVIREAKAQGNITKVFVDETRPLLQGARLTAWELHQDGIPVTLITDNTAGWVMKNKMVQSVIVGADRIARNGDVANKIGTYSVAVLAREHGIPFYVAAPVSTFDFSIKTGNDIPIEERCANEVKSFGGCCIAPEGISVFNPAFDVTLNSLVTAIITEHGVLRAPYEQAIEKLYQISKKSK
- a CDS encoding adenosylhomocysteinase is translated as MESLIRDLSLAPQGQDKINWVKEFMPVLNVLNDELSQTKPLAGKNMVITMHLEAKTAYLALVMKNAGANVTVTGSNPLSTQDDVAAALASQGVKVFAWYNCTAEEYENFLHKALDTKPEIIIDDGGDLVSLLHGERSDLAANILGGSEETTTGVLRLRALAAAGRLKFPMIAVNDAYCKYLFDNRYGTGQSTWDGIMRTTNLTVTGKTVVIAGYGWCGKGVSMRAKGLGANVIVTEIDPIKAIEAVFDGFIVLPMQEAASRGDIFVTLTGCKDVIRREHMEVMKSGAVMANAGHFDVEINKHDLAALSKSRRVVRKNIEEFAMTDGRKLYLLAEGRLVNLAAGDGHPTEIMDLSFAMQALAALHIVENHKQMDKSLYTVTPEMDNRVAALKLKAMGVSIDNLTEEQAAYLSQA